The Stieleria maiorica genome includes the window CCGGACCCAGCAATTGGCCAAGTTCATCGCGGCCTGTTCGGATTGCGGGTCGATTCGAATCGCCCGCTGAAACTGCTGTTCGGCTTGTTCTAAATGCCCGCTTTCGAGCAGGAAGACTCCCAGATTGTTGCGCGTCTCGGAATTTTCTGGGTCCGCCTCGATTACCTGGTGAAGCATTTGGTGGGCACGTCGGGCATCGCCGGCTGAATGATAGACGATCGCCAAATTGCTGATCAATTCGGGCTGATCGCCCATAAAGCCCCGAGCCTTTTCTAAACACTCCAGTGCACTCGGGTATGCCCCTGCGGAGTAGAGTGTCATTCCCAACAGGTGCCAGGCGTCGGCGTGATCGGGAACCACACTCAGGACTTCGCAGTACAACTGTTTGGCTTGTTCGAGGTTACCAGCGCGCTGCATCGCCAGCGCATTTTCGATCTTCAATGCAATCGCATGCTGCACATCCAGGGGAGCGGGCGCTGGCTGCGGTCGGCGTCTGCGTCGTTTCGGCGGTTTCGTTCTGCTACGTGACATCGTGCTTTGGGATCTAAGGAATAGGGCAGCGAAACGGCAACACTCAATCGCCGCGGATAACGCGACAGACACGTTCAATGTCGGCTTCATCAACCGCAGAACCGGTGGGCAGACAGATCACGCGATCGCCAATCGTCTCGGTGTTGGGCAAGGCGAGACCTTGATTCCGAGTCATCGAGCGATAGGGCTCCATCCGGTGACATCCGGGATAAAAGTATCGCCGTGCACGGACCTTCCGGGCGTGCAGCCGGTCAACCAAGGCGTCCCGACCGACGCCAAAGCGCTGCTCGTCAATCTCAATGACAACGTATTGCCAGTTCGTCTGCTGCAGATGGTCGTGCGTTAACAATCGCAGCCCATCGAGCCCTTCCAGGTGCGCCCGGTAGAGCTGGTGATTGTGCCGATTTCTGTCTATCAGTTGTTCCAGGCAGGGCATCAGGGACAATCCCATGGCCGCACAAACTTCGGGCATCTTCGCGTTCGTGCCCAATCCGACGACTTTGTCCATGCCGGCAAACCCAAAGCTTTTCATCCGCGTCAGACGCTCGGCCAGTTCGTCATTGTTCGTCGCGATCGCGCCGCCTTCAAAGGTGTTGAAAAACTTGGTGGCGTGGAAACTGAACACCTCACAGTCGCCGAAGTTTCCGATCATGCGACCTTGGTCCGCACAGCCAAACGCATGAGCGGCGTCATAAATTACGGCCAGATCGTGCTTGCGGGCCAACGTTTCGATCGCACTCGTCTGACAGGGAGTTCCCCAAAGGTGGACACCGACGATCGCGCTGGTGTTTTCGTTGATCAGCGACTCAATGCTTTGGAGACAAATCGTATGGTCATCGCGTTTGATATCGGCAAATACCGGCGTCAATCCGTTCCACTGCGCCGCGTGAGCAGTCGCAACAAACGTGAACGATGGGACGATCACTTCACCGGTCAGACCCAGAGCGCGATACGCCAACTGCAGGCCGAGTGTCGCGTTGCAGACCGCCACGCAGTGTTTGACTCCCAGATAGGAACACAACTGCGATTCCAGCTCTTTGACGACGTCGCCGTCGTTGGTGAACCACCTGCGCTGAAATATCTGGTCGACGAGTTGATTGAAGTAAGCGCGGTCGCCGACGTTCGGAGCCCCGACATGCAACACGTCATCTTGGCCGACCTCTCGATCAATCCGATGCAGGGTCTTGGTGGCTGACATTCGCGCTGCGCAGGGCCGATGAATCAATCGCTGAAAAAAACTCCTCTACCGATATCGTTCTGTCGGAAGAATGATTCCATGTCCTACAGGTGAAGCTGCGATTGGGCGGAATGCCCTTGCCACGCGGTTGGCGACAACGGATGCTCTGGTACAAATCAGGCGGCAAAATACGCAACGAGATGGCGAACTAGCGGTAGGAAACAGACTGGATCCGTGCGACGAGGGTTTTCCCTCGGGCACTTGCCGCTTGCGCTAGACCTCAAATGGAACGCCGCTTCGCCGACAGACAAGAAAGATGCTCGAGCACAGATCGGGATAGACTTGTCCGAGTTGGTAGCAGCCTTCCAGGTACTCATCGGAAATGATGTCGGTTTGCAGCAACCGGTCCCACTGGAAATTCGCCAGCGCCTTGAAGAAGATCCCGGTTCGATAAACCACATCAAGCCCGCCGGCACGTGCGTCGCGTTCCAGAGTGTCCAGCGAATAGGTGATCCGGTGTCCGTGCTCGCGTTCGGCATCGGTGACGGCACTCTGATGCGAAATCAGGCCCATTTTGACGGCGATCTGCCGCGATGGAGCATTCGCGTTGGGGCACACTAGGAGTAACCGCCCGTCGTCCGTTAGCCATTCATCGTTGATCCGTCGCAATACTCCAACAGGATCGTCGAGATGTTCGAGCACATGGGTCAATACGACGTTGTCATACTTCGTCGGTAGAGTCACCTCTTCAAACGTTCCGTGAATGCACTGCACGTTGCCGGCTAACGTCTCGTTCATTGCCTTGATGGCCGCATCAGAGGCTTCGACACACGTCAGGTCGTCAAAATACTTCAACAGTCGCTTGGTAAAGCTGCCCTGAAAACTTCCCAATTCCAGGCAGTTTCCCGGTCGAAAAAATGCCTCGAAAGACCGGATCATGAAGCCGTGCATCACGTCCAGGTCAAAATCGTAGGCGTATTTGTGTTCCGGCGTGTCTTGCAACTCCGCGTCGTAGTCGCGCGGTTGGTTGGAGTGAGTCATGGATCGATTCTCCATACGGAGCAGTGAGAGGAAACCAAGTAGGATCGGTATTCAGGCGTGACCACTCTGTGTCGACAGCCTGGAAGGCTATCCCACGGTCATGTTCCGGGCTTTGATTTCTGTTCGAATGAAAGCTGCATCAAGAGGTCAGAGCTATTGGTGGCGGTTTTGATGTATCCGAGTTTGGTGTACAGTCCGATCGCCGGCACATTGTTGTCGGAAACTTCCAACGAAATCACCTGGACCCCACGCTGCTCGACTTCATCGTGGCAGCGAAGCATCAAGCGGCGGGCAATCCCCTTCGATCGGTATTCCCAGAGCACACTGACGTTGGAAACGAATGCGCTGGCCGGCTGAGCCTGTTGGTCGACGTAGCATGCGACTAATCCGATCAGCTTTTTGCCGCGCCACGCCTCGAACGTGACGGAACGGCTGAACAACTTTTTTGCATACTGCGGTAAATCAACCCGATCGGTGAGCGGTGGGCGAAACTGCGCCGAACAGGCTTGGAGGTGCTTCAGAATCTCGGCACTCGTTGCGTGGCCGATTTGGTACTGAAACGATTGTCGTGCCGAAATCGACTCCATCATTCAAGCCTCCG containing:
- a CDS encoding DegT/DnrJ/EryC1/StrS family aminotransferase; the encoded protein is MSATKTLHRIDREVGQDDVLHVGAPNVGDRAYFNQLVDQIFQRRWFTNDGDVVKELESQLCSYLGVKHCVAVCNATLGLQLAYRALGLTGEVIVPSFTFVATAHAAQWNGLTPVFADIKRDDHTICLQSIESLINENTSAIVGVHLWGTPCQTSAIETLARKHDLAVIYDAAHAFGCADQGRMIGNFGDCEVFSFHATKFFNTFEGGAIATNNDELAERLTRMKSFGFAGMDKVVGLGTNAKMPEVCAAMGLSLMPCLEQLIDRNRHNHQLYRAHLEGLDGLRLLTHDHLQQTNWQYVVIEIDEQRFGVGRDALVDRLHARKVRARRYFYPGCHRMEPYRSMTRNQGLALPNTETIGDRVICLPTGSAVDEADIERVCRVIRGD
- a CDS encoding class I SAM-dependent methyltransferase, whose amino-acid sequence is MTHSNQPRDYDAELQDTPEHKYAYDFDLDVMHGFMIRSFEAFFRPGNCLELGSFQGSFTKRLLKYFDDLTCVEASDAAIKAMNETLAGNVQCIHGTFEEVTLPTKYDNVVLTHVLEHLDDPVGVLRRINDEWLTDDGRLLLVCPNANAPSRQIAVKMGLISHQSAVTDAEREHGHRITYSLDTLERDARAGGLDVVYRTGIFFKALANFQWDRLLQTDIISDEYLEGCYQLGQVYPDLCSSIFLVCRRSGVPFEV
- a CDS encoding GNAT family N-acetyltransferase, which gives rise to MMESISARQSFQYQIGHATSAEILKHLQACSAQFRPPLTDRVDLPQYAKKLFSRSVTFEAWRGKKLIGLVACYVDQQAQPASAFVSNVSVLWEYRSKGIARRLMLRCHDEVEQRGVQVISLEVSDNNVPAIGLYTKLGYIKTATNSSDLLMQLSFEQKSKPGT